A part of Microbacterium terregens genomic DNA contains:
- a CDS encoding YoaK family protein translates to MIVATKKTRSANHPYPLMERPAMALALATISGAMNAWTLGNAGSFATVQSGNIVSAGFYGAQGDWGRVIPVLSSVLAFGVGAALSAIFITVVLRRDQMYSGWVLGFEAVVLAGCVALVSTEVVPAMPIALTVSFIAGLQGNAFHRDSGMLYGNTAVTFVVQMTFSLVGRAVVSRGVSDVNGNLRSAGIYGSVLLAFALGAAAGFGLDKLWAAGSLAAVSLTLAALAIVAVLERGMVDPQQNTPAP, encoded by the coding sequence GTGATTGTGGCAACGAAGAAGACCAGGTCAGCAAACCACCCGTACCCGCTCATGGAGCGCCCGGCGATGGCGCTCGCTCTTGCGACGATTTCCGGTGCCATGAACGCCTGGACGCTCGGCAACGCCGGATCATTTGCAACTGTGCAGTCCGGGAACATCGTCTCCGCCGGCTTCTACGGTGCGCAGGGCGACTGGGGCCGAGTCATCCCGGTGCTGTCGTCGGTCCTTGCATTTGGTGTCGGAGCTGCCCTGAGCGCGATATTCATCACAGTCGTCCTTCGCCGCGATCAGATGTATTCGGGATGGGTTCTGGGCTTCGAAGCTGTCGTGCTCGCGGGATGCGTCGCACTGGTCAGCACGGAGGTCGTTCCGGCGATGCCCATTGCCCTCACCGTGAGTTTCATCGCCGGTTTGCAAGGCAACGCGTTCCATCGGGACAGCGGCATGCTCTACGGCAATACCGCCGTGACGTTCGTCGTTCAGATGACATTTAGTCTGGTCGGCCGCGCCGTCGTCTCACGAGGCGTAAGCGACGTCAACGGGAACCTTCGAAGCGCCGGGATATACGGCTCGGTGCTTCTTGCGTTTGCACTGGGGGCTGCGGCAGGGTTCGGGCTGGACAAACTCTGGGCGGCCGGATCACTCGCCGCGGTATCGCTCACACTCGCAGCGTTGGCTATCGTCGCGGTGCTCGAGCGCGGGATGGTTGACCCGCAGCAGAACACGCCCGCACCCTGA
- a CDS encoding fluoride efflux transporter FluC → MIWLVAATGLAGGLGAMARFVTDGIVTAQSRLPIPLGTPAVNITGSLLLGVITGLAVGVAPTELRTIVGAGFLGGYTTFSTASTQNADLLRKRHPYLALLYGAGMLAGSLSAAAAGLWIGVSL, encoded by the coding sequence ATGATCTGGCTCGTCGCGGCGACCGGCCTTGCGGGAGGGCTGGGCGCCATGGCCCGCTTCGTCACCGATGGCATTGTGACTGCCCAAAGTCGCCTACCCATCCCGCTCGGAACCCCAGCGGTCAACATCACCGGCTCGCTCTTGCTAGGTGTCATCACCGGGCTGGCCGTCGGTGTCGCGCCGACGGAATTGCGCACGATCGTCGGCGCCGGCTTCCTGGGGGGGTACACCACGTTCAGCACGGCCAGCACCCAGAACGCCGATCTGCTGCGCAAGAGGCACCCGTATCTCGCACTGCTGTACGGGGCGGGAATGCTCGCGGGGTCCTTATCGGCCGCTGCGGCCGGACTATGGATAGGAGTATCGCTGTGA
- a CDS encoding fluoride efflux transporter FluC: MSSSSRSLGTPTAPPQDFRDWRLIALVGLGGAVGTALRLGVTAVIPVDGQLPLAVIAVNLSGAFVLGWLLETLIQRGPETAVGRGIRLGVGTGVLGGYTTYSALAVGADGLIATDNLTVGLLVAVPTVVAGVILAWLGAVVARAITPRGQGQ; encoded by the coding sequence ATGTCAAGCTCTTCACGATCGCTCGGTACCCCAACAGCACCGCCACAGGACTTTCGCGACTGGCGGCTGATCGCACTAGTCGGTCTGGGCGGAGCGGTGGGAACGGCCCTGCGCCTCGGCGTCACCGCAGTTATCCCAGTGGACGGGCAGCTCCCTCTCGCCGTCATCGCCGTCAATCTATCCGGCGCATTCGTCCTGGGCTGGCTCCTCGAAACGCTCATTCAGCGCGGTCCGGAGACGGCTGTTGGGCGCGGGATCCGGCTAGGGGTCGGAACCGGCGTGCTGGGCGGCTACACAACGTACAGTGCGCTCGCCGTTGGAGCGGACGGTCTCATTGCCACCGACAACCTGACTGTCGGACTGCTGGTTGCTGTGCCGACCGTTGTCGCCGGAGTCATTTTGGCCTGGCTAGGAGCTGTCGTCGCAAGGGCGATCACACCCCGAGGACAAGGTCAATGA
- a CDS encoding aquaporin, with the protein MGSAVSTTASPGIAARFAAEAVGTFILVFGVVGAAVLAADFDSGSGNLNIGFLGVALALGLAVLVAASAFAGVSGAHFNPAVTVGLAVAGRFRWRDAPWYIAAQIVGGVAASSVVVAIEAGEPDGTLEKARATGFASTGWGQLSPGGFTMLSALLVEIVATCLFVWVILGVTSSTTTRAIAPFAIGLTLTLVALVAIPVSNGSFNPARSIATAVWGGGIALAQLWLSIVAPTIGAVIAGATFRPLFLRPHAPERARR; encoded by the coding sequence ATGGGCTCCGCCGTTTCCACCACAGCGTCTCCCGGCATTGCTGCGCGGTTCGCGGCTGAGGCGGTGGGAACGTTCATTCTCGTGTTCGGCGTCGTCGGCGCCGCCGTGCTGGCCGCGGATTTCGACTCCGGCTCGGGCAATCTGAACATCGGCTTTCTCGGCGTCGCGCTCGCTCTGGGACTTGCCGTCCTGGTCGCGGCGTCGGCATTTGCCGGCGTGTCTGGGGCTCACTTCAACCCGGCGGTTACCGTGGGGCTGGCCGTCGCCGGGCGGTTCCGTTGGCGCGATGCGCCTTGGTACATTGCCGCTCAGATAGTAGGCGGCGTCGCCGCATCCTCCGTTGTCGTGGCGATCGAGGCGGGCGAGCCGGATGGCACGCTTGAAAAAGCGCGAGCGACGGGATTCGCCTCGACGGGCTGGGGTCAGCTCTCGCCCGGTGGATTCACCATGCTCTCGGCGCTCCTTGTCGAGATCGTCGCGACCTGTCTGTTCGTTTGGGTCATTCTCGGTGTCACGTCATCAACGACCACCCGGGCGATTGCGCCATTCGCAATCGGGTTGACCCTGACCCTGGTCGCCCTCGTCGCGATACCTGTATCCAACGGATCCTTCAATCCCGCCCGATCTATCGCGACAGCGGTCTGGGGCGGGGGAATCGCTCTGGCCCAACTGTGGCTGTCGATCGTCGCGCCGACCATCGGCGCGGTCATCGCTGGCGCGACCTTCCGACCCCTCTTCCTACGTCCGCACGCGCCCGAACGGGCAAGAAGGTGA
- a CDS encoding nuclear transport factor 2 family protein, giving the protein MTDLEDVRRRVETLESIEQIKKLKARYFRFVDEKRHDEFAALFTPDAVLITDGIEWSSPQEMASTVRNLTGAAPSVHHGHMPEIDVAGDSASGIWAMQDLLTFPAADDAPEGHIGYGQYRETYRRAAGEWLIASLVLTRFRMDPLANWVVDDDADLLG; this is encoded by the coding sequence ATGACCGACCTCGAAGATGTCCGCCGTCGCGTTGAGACGCTGGAGTCGATAGAGCAGATCAAGAAGCTGAAGGCTCGGTACTTCCGCTTCGTCGACGAGAAGAGGCACGACGAGTTCGCTGCGCTCTTCACTCCGGATGCTGTCCTGATCACTGACGGAATTGAATGGTCCTCGCCGCAGGAAATGGCATCCACCGTCCGGAACCTGACAGGCGCCGCACCCTCCGTGCATCATGGCCACATGCCAGAGATCGACGTTGCCGGGGACTCCGCGTCTGGGATCTGGGCGATGCAGGATCTGCTCACCTTCCCGGCGGCGGATGACGCGCCAGAGGGGCACATCGGTTATGGCCAGTACCGCGAAACCTATCGACGGGCAGCGGGCGAGTGGCTCATAGCCAGCCTCGTCCTCACTCGGTTCCGCATGGATCCGCTGGCGAACTGGGTCGTCGACGATGACGCTGATCTCCTCGGTTGA
- a CDS encoding NADP-dependent oxidoreductase: protein MRAIGFEEFGGPEVLHEIDYPDPEPRSDEVRIRVEAATVNSGDTYMRKGQVGSLGHRPPWVPGMEAAGVVERVGPVAAQRFAVGDPVTAFVIPTDPRGGAYGELAVTSASRVIEVPRGATVAEAATLPMNGITAQLLLDAMDLRPRSIVAVIGAAGAVGGYVVQLAHTSGHTVIADAGESDQELLAGLGADFLVPRGAGVLDAIRLVADGDVDGVALAAAPWLNAASIVHSGGVVATAVGIAESAQLSSARRRGVRIVPVRVDLEPDPAAILERLRDLTQAGALRLRVAAELPARDASEAHRRLEAGGLRGRQVLRF, encoded by the coding sequence ATGCGCGCGATCGGATTCGAGGAGTTCGGAGGCCCGGAGGTGCTCCACGAAATCGATTATCCCGATCCCGAACCACGTTCCGATGAAGTGCGAATCCGGGTGGAGGCCGCCACAGTGAACAGTGGCGACACCTACATGCGCAAGGGACAGGTTGGCAGTCTCGGTCACCGGCCGCCGTGGGTCCCCGGCATGGAGGCGGCGGGCGTGGTCGAGCGCGTTGGCCCCGTTGCCGCCCAGCGGTTCGCGGTCGGTGATCCTGTAACCGCCTTCGTCATTCCGACCGACCCCCGCGGCGGGGCGTACGGCGAGCTCGCCGTAACCTCAGCGTCCCGCGTCATAGAAGTCCCACGTGGCGCCACTGTCGCCGAGGCCGCGACCTTGCCGATGAATGGCATCACCGCGCAGCTGCTCTTGGACGCGATGGACCTCCGTCCCCGAAGCATCGTCGCCGTCATCGGCGCAGCCGGCGCCGTTGGCGGCTATGTCGTTCAGCTCGCCCACACATCCGGTCATACCGTCATTGCGGATGCGGGTGAAAGCGATCAGGAACTGCTGGCCGGCCTAGGGGCCGATTTCCTCGTACCGCGCGGGGCCGGAGTCCTCGACGCCATCCGACTCGTGGCTGACGGCGATGTGGATGGCGTCGCCTTGGCCGCGGCGCCATGGTTGAACGCGGCCAGCATCGTGCACTCGGGTGGCGTCGTCGCTACAGCTGTCGGAATTGCAGAGAGTGCCCAGCTGTCGTCGGCGCGGCGACGGGGCGTTCGCATCGTTCCCGTCCGTGTCGACCTGGAGCCCGACCCCGCAGCGATTCTTGAGCGACTCAGAGACCTCACTCAGGCCGGTGCACTCAGATTGCGTGTGGCGGCCGAACTCCCAGCCCGCGATGCGTCAGAGGCGCACCGCCGACTTGAGGCGGGTGGGCTACGGGGACGCCAGGTCCTTCGTTTCTAG